One region of Deltaproteobacteria bacterium genomic DNA includes:
- a CDS encoding lipoxygenase — MAQTLSLPQKDAHLSHRTEQLLARQAEYRLVVRRGLPVGEAFHPRDKPGPSWALKLLVACYKNRANTEEYLKICGRKFTNDIPNKAPKELAKMLLSKDFSEILGYYIPRMGLVTSGSPRPNGLDDYRKVFQKEPLPKIAEHFLEDWVFARGFVAGPNPMVLRRLDAPMAKLRITNEVFARGPDFSNDSLTTAISDGRVYIADYAIAAGLQNGVHPQQPKFLTAPIVMLAVPRGGRSLVPIAIQTGQAAEAPIVTPFDGWTWQMAKHAVHAVDGTYQEVVSHLGLTHLILEPFVVATRRHLAEQHPLYALLSPHFEGTMPINALAFGRLINEGQDVDTLVGCTMPSAYKLLGESRLNFSFSDGYAPLDIASRGLDDVSRLPDHPYRDDALLVWQAIRGWVNDYIEHFYKTDDDIVRDHELGNWTAELADPASGAIKNLGQGGRIRTRETLKDVVTMVIFTASAQHAAVNFAQKTDMAFHPGYPLASYKLIPDSKEASEQDYLDILAPIDVAFRSQQSLIFLGSLRYGRLGHYGKKYFADPALKGLMLKFQAKLGEIESSISARNAQMALPYIHLLPSQVPQSTNI, encoded by the coding sequence ACTGGTTGCTTGTTACAAAAACCGCGCCAATACCGAAGAGTATTTGAAGATCTGCGGACGCAAGTTTACTAACGACATACCTAACAAAGCCCCCAAAGAGCTCGCCAAGATGCTCCTCAGCAAAGATTTCTCGGAAATTCTTGGGTACTATATCCCCCGCATGGGTCTTGTCACATCGGGAAGCCCGCGGCCAAACGGACTCGACGATTATCGTAAAGTCTTTCAAAAAGAACCACTCCCGAAGATCGCCGAACACTTTCTCGAAGACTGGGTATTCGCCCGTGGCTTTGTCGCTGGGCCCAACCCCATGGTGCTACGCCGCTTAGATGCTCCAATGGCTAAACTACGGATCACCAATGAAGTCTTCGCAAGGGGACCAGATTTCAGTAACGACTCACTTACTACCGCCATCAGCGACGGCAGAGTTTACATTGCCGACTACGCTATCGCCGCCGGCTTACAGAACGGCGTGCATCCCCAACAACCTAAATTTCTGACCGCCCCGATCGTCATGCTAGCAGTGCCGCGCGGCGGCCGCTCCTTAGTACCCATTGCCATTCAAACCGGACAAGCGGCCGAGGCGCCTATCGTCACCCCCTTTGATGGATGGACCTGGCAGATGGCTAAACACGCCGTGCATGCCGTGGACGGCACCTATCAAGAAGTGGTCAGCCATCTCGGCCTCACGCATTTGATCCTTGAACCTTTTGTGGTCGCGACGCGACGTCATCTGGCGGAGCAGCATCCGCTTTACGCATTACTCTCGCCTCATTTTGAAGGGACGATGCCCATCAATGCTCTGGCGTTTGGCCGTCTCATCAACGAGGGCCAGGACGTCGATACGTTGGTCGGTTGCACGATGCCTAGTGCCTATAAGTTACTGGGCGAATCACGACTTAATTTCAGCTTTAGTGACGGCTACGCTCCACTCGACATCGCCAGCCGTGGCCTCGATGATGTGTCACGTCTGCCGGATCACCCCTACCGCGACGATGCTCTTCTTGTTTGGCAGGCCATCAGGGGATGGGTCAATGACTACATCGAGCACTTCTACAAAACCGACGACGACATCGTACGTGATCATGAGCTTGGCAACTGGACCGCCGAACTCGCCGATCCCGCGAGCGGTGCCATTAAGAATCTGGGCCAAGGTGGCAGGATCAGGACGCGTGAGACGCTCAAAGACGTCGTCACCATGGTGATCTTCACGGCTTCGGCTCAGCATGCTGCGGTCAACTTTGCGCAGAAGACCGATATGGCCTTTCATCCCGGATATCCGCTAGCGAGTTACAAACTCATACCAGACAGCAAGGAGGCATCTGAGCAAGACTACTTAGATATCCTGGCACCAATCGATGTGGCGTTTAGATCACAGCAGTCGCTGATCTTTCTCGGCAGCCTTAGATACGGACGCCTCGGTCACTACGGCAAAAAATACTTTGCCGATCCGGCGCTCAAGGGTCTTATGCTCAAGTTTCAGGCGAAACTAGGCGAAATCGAATCGTCTATCTCAGCTAGAAATGCGCAGATGGCTCTACCATATATCCACCTCTTGCCGTCGCAGGTGCCGCAGAGCACCAACATTTAG